The following are from one region of the Geoalkalibacter subterraneus genome:
- the pilV gene encoding type IV pilus modification protein PilV: MSFRPGNLLPVSSNRGFTLVEVLAALVIISVGLLGLAALQGQSLRGNHSAAMRTQAVNQVENIVDRMRANRAEALDGAYTIGMGLNPAAPAYSGIVLVDLQEWRELLSQSLSMGDGSVTIDGDVCTVVVQWTEPDGTKDLTVVTRL, translated from the coding sequence ATGAGTTTCAGACCAGGCAACCTTCTTCCTGTCTCCAGCAATCGCGGCTTCACCCTGGTTGAAGTCCTGGCCGCGTTGGTGATTATTTCGGTCGGGCTGCTGGGACTTGCCGCACTGCAGGGCCAGAGCCTGCGGGGCAACCACAGTGCCGCTATGCGGACGCAGGCTGTCAACCAGGTAGAGAATATCGTCGATCGGATGCGCGCCAACCGCGCTGAAGCCCTGGATGGAGCCTACACCATCGGGATGGGGTTAAACCCAGCGGCGCCCGCTTATTCGGGAATTGTTCTGGTTGATCTCCAGGAATGGAGGGAACTGCTGTCCCAGAGCCTTTCCATGGGTGACGGCTCCGTCACAATTGATGGAGATGTCTGCACGGTGGTTGTTCAGTGGACGGAGCCGGACGGAACCAAGGATCTGACCGTGGTGACTCGCTTATGA
- a CDS encoding GIDE domain-containing protein: MSDTDYLIVVRSSSENDEIQNLLTLLGDKHQIDSFTARQRLVGRGAALLARSEPGKLAGLAELVGQHGIQAHIIRPKTPPHAPFRVRQVTICDDYLEFSEPAEPLRIERGSRVLAILADLSGRIISKNLSQLMVQNTYRGMAGISPMTDLELKKEVLRSHSVLDLYVLDEKQGVVTALRLVTGGFNPQGLGERACLSSTGNMEQLLKLVGEYAGEFILDCDFGLALLPGCQLRRPDDGDDARAANLKALTRYGWLMSDLVLQKEAHQDSQPGVEVSAFPLHAVIREEIEKDDEASSPSEGDSEKVTLPPPPEQALASRRWSWTRVLPVAVAVVAGAGVFSQGAHELIGKVFYEGLRTGALPALLSAALFVGGFYCLRLKRLIENTPTSRIRSMAMGMVELHGRARRKYALVSPATQTACVWYRLRRYRRNRKSGWQLFRQSDSGAVPFLLEDGTGAVTINPEGARVSARVRHEGFPGQEGLMVRSWSGTDPDEKWVEEVIHEGAFLYILGTARPLKKVGPSLGERLREALRELKNDPQMLKKYDRNGDGRIDTDEWDAARADVEEKILHAQLRQRQTPQSGSATVEIGRSYSHTRPFIISQTESEVHLTRSYTWSMAGLFLGALFAAVWALKNFLETVGFVG; the protein is encoded by the coding sequence ATGAGTGATACTGACTATCTGATCGTCGTCCGTTCTTCTTCCGAAAACGATGAAATCCAGAACCTGCTGACACTTCTGGGGGATAAACATCAGATTGATTCTTTCACTGCCCGACAACGACTGGTGGGGCGCGGTGCGGCGCTGTTGGCCCGGAGCGAACCTGGAAAACTCGCAGGACTGGCCGAACTGGTGGGACAACATGGCATCCAGGCACATATAATTCGTCCGAAGACGCCTCCTCATGCGCCATTTCGCGTGCGGCAGGTCACCATTTGTGACGATTACCTGGAATTTTCCGAGCCCGCCGAGCCGCTGCGCATTGAACGCGGCAGCCGGGTTCTTGCGATCCTTGCCGATCTTTCCGGCCGCATTATCAGCAAAAATCTCAGTCAGCTGATGGTGCAGAACACCTATCGCGGTATGGCGGGCATCTCCCCCATGACCGATCTCGAATTGAAGAAAGAAGTCCTGCGCAGTCATTCCGTCCTCGATCTCTATGTGCTCGATGAAAAGCAGGGGGTTGTGACCGCCCTGCGTCTGGTCACGGGGGGATTCAATCCGCAAGGTTTGGGTGAGCGCGCCTGTTTGAGCAGCACCGGGAACATGGAGCAGCTTCTGAAGCTGGTCGGTGAGTATGCCGGGGAGTTCATCCTCGATTGCGATTTCGGCCTTGCGCTTCTGCCCGGCTGTCAGTTGCGCCGCCCCGATGATGGAGATGACGCCCGAGCGGCCAATTTGAAAGCCCTGACGCGCTATGGCTGGTTGATGAGTGATCTGGTGCTGCAGAAAGAAGCGCACCAAGACTCACAGCCGGGAGTTGAGGTTTCTGCCTTCCCATTGCATGCGGTGATCAGGGAAGAGATCGAAAAAGACGATGAGGCCTCTTCTCCCTCCGAAGGGGATTCGGAAAAGGTCACTTTGCCGCCTCCCCCCGAACAGGCTCTTGCCTCGCGCCGCTGGAGCTGGACGCGGGTGCTGCCGGTGGCTGTGGCCGTTGTTGCCGGGGCAGGTGTTTTTTCGCAGGGGGCGCATGAACTGATCGGGAAAGTTTTTTACGAGGGGCTGCGGACCGGAGCACTGCCTGCATTACTCAGCGCCGCCCTGTTTGTCGGCGGCTTTTATTGCCTGCGCCTCAAGCGCCTGATCGAGAACACCCCCACCAGCCGCATCCGCTCCATGGCGATGGGGATGGTGGAACTTCACGGCCGTGCCCGCCGCAAGTACGCGCTTGTTTCTCCGGCCACTCAGACCGCCTGTGTGTGGTATCGTCTCAGGCGTTATCGCCGCAACCGAAAGTCCGGCTGGCAGCTGTTTCGTCAGAGCGACAGCGGTGCGGTGCCCTTCCTGCTTGAGGACGGTACCGGGGCCGTGACCATTAATCCGGAGGGGGCGCGGGTAAGCGCACGGGTCCGTCATGAAGGATTTCCCGGTCAGGAGGGGTTGATGGTGCGATCCTGGAGCGGCACGGACCCCGATGAAAAATGGGTGGAAGAGGTGATTCACGAGGGAGCGTTTCTTTATATTCTCGGAACCGCCCGGCCGCTTAAAAAGGTTGGGCCGAGTCTGGGGGAACGCCTGCGCGAGGCTTTACGGGAACTCAAGAACGATCCGCAGATGCTGAAAAAATATGACCGCAACGGCGATGGTCGCATCGATACGGATGAGTGGGACGCGGCGCGTGCCGATGTGGAAGAGAAGATTCTGCACGCTCAACTACGCCAACGTCAGACTCCGCAGTCCGGCTCTGCCACTGTGGAGATAGGCCGAAGCTACAGCCATACACGGCCTTTTATCATCTCGCAGACGGAATCGGAGGTGCATCTGACACGGTCGTATACATGGAGCATGGCCGGGCTGTTTTTGGGAGCGCTGTTTGCCGCTGTCTGGGCGCTGAAAAATTTTCTGGAGACTGTCGGATTCGTTGGCTGA
- a CDS encoding LemA family protein, with translation MTGWIVLGVFALILAALVLYVIVIYNGFISMRNNIDKAWSNIDVLLKQRFDELPKLIKVCEGYMQHEQRTLEAVVKARSMVDQAGSTEEKLQAQNALTDTLRSLFMVVERYPELKADKAFRNLQARITEIEDQIADRREFFNDAVNIYNIRLDQFPDVLVARLFNFTRRTLWKIDPAHRADVQVAFQG, from the coding sequence ATGACTGGATGGATTGTCCTGGGCGTGTTTGCCTTGATCCTGGCCGCGCTGGTGCTTTATGTCATCGTGATCTACAACGGTTTCATCAGCATGAGAAACAACATCGACAAGGCGTGGAGTAATATCGATGTGCTGCTCAAGCAGCGCTTTGATGAGTTGCCCAAGCTGATCAAGGTGTGCGAAGGCTACATGCAGCATGAACAGCGCACCCTGGAGGCGGTGGTCAAGGCGCGTTCCATGGTCGACCAGGCCGGCAGCACCGAGGAGAAGTTGCAGGCTCAGAATGCGCTGACCGACACCCTGAGGTCGCTGTTCATGGTCGTCGAGCGCTACCCCGAGCTCAAGGCGGATAAAGCCTTTCGCAATCTGCAAGCGCGCATTACGGAGATCGAAGACCAGATCGCCGACCGTCGCGAGTTTTTCAACGATGCGGTCAATATCTACAACATCCGCCTCGATCAGTTCCCCGATGTGCTGGTGGCGCGGCTGTTCAACTTCACGCGGCGCACCCTGTGGAAGATCGACCCCGCGCACCGGGCGGATGTGCAGGTGGCGTTTCAGGGATGA
- the abiEi gene encoding type IV toxin-antitoxin system AbiEi family antitoxin, with protein MQPMKKISTILDRYANADNYLFALNDLRGILPNTDSGAFKTLLSRAQRAGVLKRICKGIYLYPRVNYPAGRVLFHTAAKLRADSFNYLSLETVLSDAGVISQVPLNWITLMSSGRSHIVNCGDFGHIEFIHTKRKPADVADQLSYDPDCRLWRASVKLALLDMKLTRRSMDLIDWSLADELV; from the coding sequence ATGCAGCCGATGAAAAAGATCAGCACAATTCTGGATCGCTATGCCAATGCAGACAATTATCTGTTTGCCTTGAACGATCTGCGGGGCATTCTTCCGAATACCGATTCGGGGGCTTTCAAAACACTGCTGAGCCGTGCTCAACGGGCCGGGGTGTTGAAACGGATCTGCAAAGGAATCTATCTTTATCCGCGGGTCAATTACCCTGCAGGACGCGTTCTGTTTCATACCGCAGCGAAACTGCGCGCCGATTCGTTTAATTACCTGAGCCTTGAAACAGTCCTGAGTGATGCCGGGGTTATCTCCCAGGTACCCCTGAACTGGATTACCCTGATGTCTTCCGGGCGCAGCCATATTGTGAATTGCGGCGATTTCGGACATATTGAATTCATCCACACCAAACGAAAACCAGCCGATGTTGCCGATCAGTTAAGTTACGATCCGGATTGTCGCCTCTGGCGGGCCAGTGTGAAGCTGGCTTTACTGGATATGAAGCTGACTCGACGCAGCATGGATCTGATCGATTGGAGCCTCGCCGATGAGCTTGTTTGA
- a CDS encoding nucleotidyl transferase AbiEii/AbiGii toxin family protein: MSLFDQLVDETIHSLPQFGSLRAVVEKELLQHDILREMSRAGFLQKLTFIGGTCLRTCYGSPRLSEDLDFTGGGDFARAALEDLGPLLVERLKIKYGLPVDVSAPVRDEGNVDTWKIRVVTRPGRKHLPAQRINIDICALPSHDRRPMMLRNHYAVDMGTSGLILQAQSREEIFADKMVAFAMRPNRLKNRDLWDIVWLHQEGIALPVELVLRKVADRRLDLSDFLSRLEERQTFLQTQPASRKDFLSEMRRFLPPAVVAETLEQNAFWAFLVDLVTNQCSRVKRAALEA; the protein is encoded by the coding sequence ATGAGCTTGTTTGATCAACTGGTCGATGAAACGATCCACAGCTTGCCGCAGTTCGGCTCTTTACGGGCTGTTGTGGAAAAAGAGTTGTTGCAGCATGACATTCTGCGTGAGATGAGCCGTGCAGGATTCCTCCAGAAATTGACATTTATTGGCGGGACTTGTCTGCGAACCTGCTACGGTTCACCGCGTTTGAGTGAGGATCTGGATTTCACAGGCGGAGGCGACTTTGCCAGAGCCGCTCTGGAAGACCTTGGCCCCCTTTTGGTGGAGCGGCTTAAAATCAAATATGGATTGCCCGTGGATGTCAGTGCGCCGGTTCGCGATGAGGGCAACGTCGATACATGGAAAATACGGGTTGTGACGCGCCCCGGTCGCAAACACCTGCCTGCCCAGCGCATCAATATCGATATCTGCGCGCTTCCCAGCCATGATCGGCGTCCGATGATGCTGCGCAATCATTATGCGGTGGATATGGGAACGTCGGGTCTGATCCTGCAGGCACAGAGCCGAGAAGAGATCTTCGCTGACAAAATGGTCGCTTTTGCGATGCGACCGAATCGGCTGAAAAACCGCGATTTGTGGGATATTGTATGGTTGCACCAGGAGGGTATTGCTCTGCCGGTTGAATTGGTTTTGCGCAAAGTTGCAGATCGGCGCCTGGATCTTTCCGATTTTTTGAGCCGTTTGGAAGAACGTCAGACTTTTCTGCAGACACAGCCGGCTTCTCGTAAAGATTTTTTATCGGAAATGCGCCGTTTCCTGCCTCCGGCCGTTGTTGCGGAAACCCTTGAGCAGAATGCGTTCTGGGCATTTCTGGTTGATCTTGTCACGAATCAATGCAGCCGAGTGAAGCGAGCAGCGCTGGAAGCATGA
- a CDS encoding TVP38/TMEM64 family protein: protein MTRSRILILCSVLLLAALFFWLNLEQYLTLEALKANQRNLMDFYADNKTLMVAAFMLLYILQSALSLPGATIFALTAGAVFGLFPGVLYAVSSATIGASLCFLAVRHLFSEKASKRFGSSLDKINQELKKRGLSYLLFVRLVPVFPFFLINLAAGLTRMPLRTFVTGSFFGMIPGGLVYVNAGASLAAISELSDIVSTRVILSLSLIGLLCLIPSLYSRLKPHSQD, encoded by the coding sequence ATGACCCGCTCCAGAATCCTGATCCTGTGCAGCGTTCTTCTGCTGGCTGCCCTCTTCTTTTGGCTGAACCTTGAGCAATATCTGACCCTGGAGGCCCTCAAGGCCAACCAGCGGAATCTGATGGATTTCTACGCTGACAACAAAACCTTGATGGTTGCGGCGTTCATGCTGCTCTATATCCTGCAGAGCGCCCTGTCTCTTCCCGGCGCAACAATCTTCGCGCTGACAGCGGGCGCGGTTTTCGGGCTCTTCCCCGGCGTTCTCTACGCTGTTTCTTCCGCAACTATCGGGGCGTCGCTCTGTTTTCTCGCTGTGCGCCACCTGTTTTCCGAAAAAGCCTCCAAGCGTTTCGGCTCTTCCCTTGATAAAATCAATCAAGAATTAAAGAAACGGGGCCTGAGCTATCTCCTCTTTGTGCGGCTGGTCCCTGTTTTCCCCTTCTTTCTTATCAATCTGGCCGCAGGCCTGACCCGCATGCCCCTGCGCACCTTCGTCACGGGCAGCTTCTTCGGCATGATTCCCGGCGGGCTGGTTTACGTCAATGCCGGCGCCAGCCTCGCGGCGATCTCGGAATTGAGCGATATTGTTTCTACACGGGTCATTTTATCCCTGTCCCTGATTGGCCTGCTTTGCCTGATCCCTTCCCTTTACAGCAGACTCAAGCCCCACTCTCAGGATTGA
- a CDS encoding DUF3047 domain-containing protein → MATSAAAQSADEIAVARFAQEDLSEWKVKKFEGQTNYRLVEMDGRTVLEAQAQGAASGLIRELSFDPKKYRYLNWSWKIRHTVAGGDARSKQGDDYAARIYVVFPGRFFWQTRALNYIWANRLSQGEFVPNAFTSNARMLAVRSGNEQAGQWLSEQRDIVADFRRLFGEDPPQAGAIAIMTDTDNTGAEATAWYGDITLSATP, encoded by the coding sequence ATGGCGACATCCGCAGCCGCTCAGTCTGCCGACGAAATTGCGGTCGCACGTTTCGCGCAGGAAGATCTCTCTGAATGGAAAGTCAAAAAATTCGAAGGGCAGACAAACTATCGCCTGGTGGAGATGGATGGCCGCACAGTTCTCGAGGCACAGGCTCAAGGAGCGGCTTCCGGCCTGATCCGCGAGCTGTCCTTTGATCCGAAAAAATACCGTTACCTGAACTGGTCCTGGAAGATCCGCCACACCGTGGCCGGCGGCGATGCCCGGAGCAAACAGGGGGACGATTACGCGGCGCGCATCTATGTGGTGTTCCCCGGACGTTTCTTCTGGCAGACCCGGGCGCTGAACTACATTTGGGCCAACCGTCTGTCGCAGGGGGAGTTCGTCCCCAACGCATTTACTTCCAACGCCCGCATGCTGGCGGTGCGCTCCGGCAATGAACAGGCCGGCCAATGGCTCAGTGAACAGCGCGATATCGTCGCCGATTTTCGGCGTCTTTTCGGCGAGGACCCGCCGCAGGCCGGTGCCATCGCCATCATGACCGATACGGACAACACCGGTGCCGAAGCAACCGCCTGGTACGGCGACATCACTTTATCGGCCACGCCATGA
- a CDS encoding (Fe-S)-binding protein, which produces MEEMAALCTSCGECVAPCAFLQREGTPGAIAERGSGEHHNLRKAFQCSLCGLCDALCPEKLSPAAMFLNMRRQAVAYGLFDRRAYKPWLNYEKSGGSALFRRGHIPEGCTTVFFPGCALPGRSPQIVLDLYKRLRHLEPSAGLMLDCCGKISHDLGLEKNFSTTISKLEQRLANRGIKCILTSCPGCSKILRKSGAQYDVLSLYEVLATNGQTSAVADDAPVVTVHDACPARFDEAQQQAVRTLVSQAGFRVEEMAETGRRTRCCGQGGMVEGCVPSTLAQEGKMIMELAGGHPVVTSCAACVDSLERHLPTMHVAELQSSGIKAPAQSKSSAGRWLNRLKLKFARLK; this is translated from the coding sequence ATGGAAGAGATGGCCGCCCTTTGTACGTCCTGCGGCGAATGCGTTGCGCCCTGTGCCTTTCTTCAGCGGGAGGGAACACCGGGCGCTATTGCCGAACGTGGCTCCGGGGAGCATCATAACCTGCGCAAGGCCTTTCAATGTTCCTTGTGCGGGCTCTGTGATGCGCTCTGTCCGGAGAAGCTCTCCCCTGCCGCCATGTTTCTAAATATGCGCCGGCAGGCTGTTGCTTACGGACTTTTTGACCGCAGGGCCTACAAACCCTGGCTGAATTACGAGAAGTCGGGCGGCAGCGCCCTGTTTCGCCGCGGCCATATCCCGGAAGGGTGCACCACGGTTTTCTTTCCAGGCTGTGCCCTTCCCGGCCGCAGTCCGCAGATTGTCCTTGACCTCTATAAACGACTGCGGCACCTCGAACCCTCCGCGGGGCTGATGCTGGATTGCTGCGGAAAGATCTCCCATGACCTGGGATTGGAAAAAAATTTCTCTACGACAATCTCAAAACTTGAACAGCGCCTGGCAAATCGCGGCATCAAGTGCATCCTGACGAGCTGTCCGGGGTGCAGCAAGATCCTGCGAAAATCCGGGGCCCAATATGATGTCCTGAGTCTTTACGAAGTGCTGGCGACAAACGGGCAGACATCTGCCGTTGCGGATGATGCGCCGGTTGTCACCGTTCACGACGCCTGCCCTGCCCGCTTCGATGAAGCGCAGCAGCAGGCGGTGCGAACCCTGGTATCCCAAGCCGGTTTCAGGGTCGAGGAAATGGCGGAGACGGGACGAAGAACGCGCTGCTGCGGACAAGGCGGCATGGTGGAGGGATGCGTGCCGAGCACCCTGGCGCAGGAGGGGAAAATGATCATGGAGCTGGCCGGGGGACACCCCGTAGTCACGTCCTGCGCGGCTTGTGTCGACAGCCTCGAACGCCATCTGCCGACCATGCACGTTGCTGAACTTCAATCTTCGGGAATCAAAGCTCCCGCCCAATCGAAGTCTTCCGCCGGTCGATGGCTGAATCGGCTTAAATTGAAATTTGCGAGGCTGAAGTGA
- a CDS encoding rhodanese-like domain-containing protein yields MRKPLFLALVLTFFMAGTAFAYNTISADRVKGLIEQQEAVILVDIQPEKDFAEHHLIGSIETNAYPVKSAKDKTKLDKTLPLIEDSTAPVVVVCPRGGGGAQKAYDYLKSQGVAEERLVILEGGISGWPHDDLMTQKR; encoded by the coding sequence ATGCGCAAACCTTTATTCCTGGCCCTGGTTCTTACTTTTTTTATGGCTGGCACGGCATTCGCCTACAACACCATCTCTGCCGATCGGGTCAAGGGCCTTATCGAACAACAGGAGGCTGTGATTCTTGTGGATATTCAGCCGGAGAAGGATTTCGCCGAGCATCACCTGATCGGCTCCATCGAAACCAACGCTTACCCCGTAAAAAGCGCAAAAGACAAAACCAAACTCGACAAGACCCTTCCTCTGATTGAAGATTCCACGGCTCCGGTTGTTGTGGTCTGCCCTCGTGGGGGCGGAGGAGCTCAGAAAGCTTACGATTATCTGAAATCCCAGGGTGTCGCGGAAGAGAGGCTGGTCATTCTCGAAGGTGGAATCTCCGGATGGCCCCATGATGACCTGATGACGCAGAAGCGTTGA
- a CDS encoding MFS transporter: protein MTYIEFIRQNPRLAFFGPLFSFFSNFGQTFFLSLFLPFLIAAFNLTNTSFGGIYSAATLSGALTLMWVGQYIDRYDLKHFSALVALGLAGAALLMSATVSVWMLFLALFGLRLFGQGLANHTAQTTMARYFVTVRGKALSVSALGLPLGEAILPSLGAFFIAWLGWRGSWLAIGVLILIVLVPLQRILLGSLETHPELWAKKQSESAVDAGKKWNRRGVLRDPRFYFILPATLLSPFLLTGLFLYQMVLADHKGWSMEIMASAFVLFATSRVVCSLTVGPLVDRFSARRVFPFLLLPLLAGLLILWWMDTWWTPFVYLLFAGMTEGMGVSVKNALWAELYGVRTLGAIRSMLSTFLLIGTAVSPLLFGWLLDRGIGFDQILVAACVVIACSILLALRLFAPDQ from the coding sequence ATGACATACATTGAATTTATCCGCCAAAACCCCCGTCTGGCGTTTTTCGGACCGCTGTTTTCCTTCTTTTCCAATTTCGGCCAGACGTTTTTCCTGTCGCTTTTTCTGCCGTTTCTGATCGCAGCGTTCAATCTGACGAATACCTCTTTCGGGGGGATCTATTCAGCGGCGACTTTGAGCGGGGCGCTGACCCTGATGTGGGTCGGTCAGTATATCGATCGCTACGACCTTAAGCATTTCAGTGCTCTGGTGGCTCTGGGTCTGGCCGGTGCGGCACTGCTGATGTCGGCGACCGTCTCGGTGTGGATGTTGTTTCTGGCTCTGTTCGGCCTGCGTCTGTTCGGTCAGGGGCTGGCCAATCACACTGCACAGACCACCATGGCGCGCTACTTTGTTACGGTACGCGGCAAGGCGTTGAGCGTGTCGGCGCTGGGGCTGCCTCTGGGGGAGGCGATTCTGCCGTCGCTGGGCGCCTTTTTCATCGCCTGGCTGGGGTGGCGCGGGTCATGGCTCGCAATCGGCGTCCTCATTTTGATAGTGCTGGTGCCCTTACAGCGAATCCTGCTCGGCTCCCTCGAAACGCATCCGGAACTCTGGGCAAAAAAACAAAGCGAATCGGCGGTTGATGCCGGTAAAAAATGGAATCGCCGTGGCGTCCTGCGGGACCCCCGCTTCTATTTCATCCTTCCCGCGACACTGCTTTCCCCATTCCTGCTCACCGGCCTGTTTCTCTATCAGATGGTGCTGGCCGACCATAAAGGCTGGTCCATGGAGATCATGGCCAGCGCATTTGTCCTTTTTGCCACGTCCCGGGTGGTTTGTTCTTTAACGGTCGGCCCCCTTGTCGATCGATTCAGCGCGCGGCGAGTGTTTCCTTTTCTGCTGCTGCCGCTGCTGGCGGGGCTCTTAATCCTGTGGTGGATGGACACCTGGTGGACGCCCTTTGTGTACCTGCTTTTTGCCGGTATGACCGAGGGGATGGGAGTCAGCGTCAAGAATGCACTCTGGGCCGAGTTGTACGGCGTGCGAACCCTGGGCGCCATCCGCAGCATGCTGTCCACTTTTCTGCTGATCGGTACTGCGGTCAGCCCCTTGCTGTTCGGCTGGTTGCTGGACAGGGGGATCGGTTTTGATCAGATCCTTGTTGCGGCCTGCGTGGTGATCGCCTGCTCGATTCTGCTGGCGCTGCGGCTCTTCGCCCCGGATCAGTGA
- a CDS encoding SAM-dependent methyltransferase translates to MLKAAARNSPESNGQIPAIFSFFDEVFNNASLPPFAIRLWEGSTWNYGNQDPKFTLELKHPGALDALFRRPTELTLGEAYIYDDFDIQGDLEACFYFGDHLIGQSRSMSEKLRLAGQIFRLRAVRRRGPAENQAARLRGRPHSRQRDAEAVRYHYDVSNDFYRLWLDQRMVYSCAFFHSPQDSLDEAQLRKLDYICRKLRLKPGERLLDIGCGWGGMIIHAAQNYGVNALGITLSEPQAQLANARIREAGLEDRCRVEVCDYRDLDESEPFDKLVSIGMFEHVGEQNLPTYFEKAYNLLKPGGVFLNHGITLSMMNPPTKGPTFIDKYVFPDGDLLPVSTSLRIAEQSRFEIRDVECLREHYALTLRNWVERLEANRDAAISLTSPVTYRIWRIYMSGSAHGFKTGRISLHQTLLARSESKEGPVPLTRCDWYRPCPNGHH, encoded by the coding sequence ATGTTGAAAGCAGCCGCTCGCAACAGCCCCGAAAGCAATGGGCAGATACCGGCCATTTTTTCGTTTTTCGATGAGGTCTTCAACAATGCATCTTTGCCCCCGTTTGCCATAAGGCTCTGGGAAGGCTCGACCTGGAATTACGGCAACCAGGACCCGAAATTCACCCTGGAGCTCAAACATCCCGGCGCCCTGGACGCCCTTTTCCGACGCCCGACGGAATTGACCCTCGGTGAAGCTTATATCTACGATGATTTCGACATCCAGGGCGACCTGGAGGCCTGTTTCTATTTTGGCGACCACCTGATCGGTCAATCAAGAAGCATGAGCGAAAAACTGCGTCTGGCCGGACAGATCTTCCGCCTGCGAGCCGTCCGCAGAAGAGGCCCCGCTGAGAACCAGGCCGCCCGACTCCGCGGGCGACCGCACTCAAGGCAACGGGACGCTGAAGCGGTTCGTTACCATTATGATGTCTCCAACGACTTTTATCGTCTCTGGCTTGACCAGCGCATGGTCTATTCCTGTGCTTTCTTCCACAGCCCGCAGGACAGCCTCGACGAAGCACAGCTTCGCAAACTCGACTACATCTGCAGAAAATTGAGACTCAAACCCGGTGAAAGGCTTCTCGATATCGGATGCGGATGGGGCGGAATGATAATCCACGCCGCTCAGAATTACGGGGTGAACGCTCTAGGCATCACCCTGAGCGAGCCTCAGGCGCAGTTGGCCAATGCACGCATCCGCGAAGCGGGGCTGGAGGATCGCTGCAGGGTCGAAGTCTGTGATTATCGCGATCTGGATGAGAGCGAACCTTTCGACAAGCTGGTAAGCATCGGCATGTTCGAACACGTCGGCGAGCAGAACCTGCCCACGTACTTTGAAAAGGCTTATAATCTACTTAAACCCGGCGGTGTCTTCCTCAATCACGGCATTACGCTATCGATGATGAATCCGCCTACCAAAGGCCCCACATTCATCGACAAGTATGTTTTCCCGGATGGCGATCTACTCCCTGTGAGCACGTCACTGCGCATCGCGGAACAGAGCCGCTTTGAAATCCGGGACGTAGAGTGCCTGCGAGAACACTATGCCCTGACTCTGCGGAACTGGGTCGAACGCCTGGAAGCCAACCGCGACGCAGCCATCAGCTTGACGTCCCCGGTCACCTATCGAATCTGGCGCATTTACATGAGCGGATCGGCTCATGGCTTTAAAACCGGCCGTATCAGCCTGCACCAGACGCTTCTGGCCCGATCTGAGAGCAAAGAGGGTCCCGTGCCCCTGACCCGCTGTGACTGGTACCGCCCCTGCCCCAACGGCCATCACTGA